In Oreochromis aureus strain Israel breed Guangdong linkage group 15, ZZ_aureus, whole genome shotgun sequence, a single genomic region encodes these proteins:
- the LOC120433049 gene encoding uncharacterized protein LOC120433049 yields the protein MEGSEQQTMAQRIQELENELRDLKTASVGTERPSTSTGATGSESETVRPNPVVYVQQDRKLPTFSGKLDNMGSLTLDEWIEQMRDFVHTRGRTEKEQAQIIFNHLEGTARTEIKFLPKEQKENVEKIFDTLKETYSCLDSHISLQRRFFNRKQLEGESLIDFSHSLMALMDQIIKTDEEAARKASKDLRDQFCDGVRDQTLRIRLRDLINANPQWTIREARAEATRWMAQYENQPFRSRYNQSISVSADMQASCESVDSRTSEYAELVSLFKAQQTQLELVIKALNPQEVAASSNHTSRRRRTVNGKPICFRCEQVGHIARFCPTLPNSDGNQHERAARAEGQTTGAAEN from the coding sequence ATGGAAGGAAGCGAGCAACAAACAATGGCCCAACGTATACAGGAGTTGGAGAATGAACTTAGAGACTTGAAAACAGCATCAGTGGGTACAGAGAGGCCCTCCACGTCAACAGGAGCTACAGGAAGCGAATCAGAGACTGTGAGACCCAATCCTGTGGTATATGTACAGCAGGATAGAAAGTTGCCAACATTTTCAGGGAAGCTGGACAATATGGGCTCACTGACTCTAGATGAGTGGATTGAACAAATGAGAGACTTTGTGCACACGAGAGGCAGAACTGAAAAAGAGCAAGCTCAAATAATTTTTAACCATTTAGAGGGTACTGCACGCACTGAGATAAAGTTTTTACcaaaagaacagaaagaaaatgttgagaaaatTTTTGATACACTGAAAGAAACTTACAGCTGCTTAGATTCCCACATTTCTTTGCAACGCAGATTTTTCAATCGTAAACAATTAGAAGGTGAGTCTCTAATTGACTTTTCTCATTCTTTGATGGCCTTAATGGACCAGATTATTAAAACGGATGAGGAAGCCGCAAGAAAAGCTTCAAAAGATCTGCGTGATCAATTTTGTGATGGTGTTAGAGATCAGACATTGAGGATTAGGCTGAGAGATTTAATTAATGCCAATCCACAGTGGACGATTCGTGAGGCGAGAGCTGAAGCGACCAGGTGGATGGCACAGTATGAGAATCAGCCTTTTAGGTCTAGATATAATCAGTCTATTTCAGTCTCTGCAGATATGCAAGCTTCCTGTGAAAGTGTAGATTCTAGAACATCAGAATATGCTGAGTTGGTGTCCCTTTTTAAAGCCCAACAGACACAATTAGAGTTGGTCATTAAGGCATTAAACCCACAGGAGGTGGCTGCTTCTAGCAATCACACTTCTCGACGTAGAAGAACGGTGAATGGTAAACCCATTTGTTTTAGGTGTGAGCAAGTTGGACATATTGCCCGTTTTTGTCCGACATTACCCAATTCTGATGGAAATCAGCATGAAAGAGCAGCTAGGGCTGAGGGCCAAACTACTGGGGCGGCGGAAAACTAG